From the Deltaproteobacteria bacterium genome, one window contains:
- a CDS encoding integration host factor subunit beta, with amino-acid sequence MIKSGLVEKVAERVKNFTKRDVEIVVDEIFDSMTASLAKGDKIEIRGFGSFKVKGHKARKGRNPKTGETIDILAKKTPFFKVGKELKKRVNK; translated from the coding sequence ATGATAAAAAGTGGTCTTGTAGAAAAAGTGGCTGAAAGGGTTAAAAATTTCACAAAAAGAGATGTGGAGATAGTTGTGGATGAAATATTTGACAGCATGACAGCCAGCCTTGCAAAAGGAGACAAGATAGAAATCAGGGGGTTTGGCAGTTTTAAGGTCAAGGGGCATAAGGCCAGAAAGGGCAGAAACCCTAAGACAGGAGAAACTATAGATATTCTGGCAAAGAAAACGCCGTTCTTCAAAGTCGGCAAAGAACTAAAAAAAAGGGTAAACAAATAA
- a CDS encoding HIT domain-containing protein, whose amino-acid sequence MKQIWAPWRAEYIFGQKSNQCIFCKGYSKDDKKELVLYKGNFAAVMMNKFPYNNGHLLVYPWKHTSQLEDMEKEETLELFKLIKDSAAILKKEMNPGGFNIGMNLGKEAGAGIEEHLHFHIVPRWNGDTNFMPVIGEVRVLPEHLQTTYDKLYPHFQKLKLPS is encoded by the coding sequence GTGAAACAGATTTGGGCTCCCTGGCGCGCAGAGTATATCTTCGGACAAAAATCTAATCAGTGCATATTTTGCAAAGGGTACAGCAAGGATGACAAAAAGGAGTTGGTTCTTTACAAAGGTAATTTTGCGGCTGTTATGATGAATAAATTTCCTTACAACAACGGCCATCTTCTTGTGTATCCGTGGAAACACACAAGCCAGTTAGAAGATATGGAAAAAGAAGAAACTTTAGAGCTTTTTAAGCTCATCAAAGATTCTGCGGCAATCCTGAAAAAAGAAATGAACCCGGGGGGATTTAATATCGGCATGAATCTGGGCAAAGAGGCAGGGGCAGGAATAGAAGAGCATCTCCACTTTCACATAGTTCCAAGATGGAACGGCGATACCAATTTTATGCCTGTAATAGGAGAGGTCAGGGTTTTACCGGAACACCTTCAGACAACCTACGATAAGCTTTACCCGCATTTTCAAAAGCTAAAATTACCTTCTTAA